One segment of Salvelinus fontinalis isolate EN_2023a chromosome 12, ASM2944872v1, whole genome shotgun sequence DNA contains the following:
- the LOC129867620 gene encoding lipoma-preferred partner homolog — translation MERILRATGKAYHPHCFTCVVCQRSLDGIPFTVDAANHIHCIDDFHKKFAPRCCVCSEPIMPAPGQEETVRIVALDRDFHVQCYRCEDCGSLLSEGDNQGCYPLDGHVLCKSCNTSRIQALTAKATTDL, via the exons ATGGAGCGTATCCTGCGGGCGACAGGGAAGGCCTACCACCCCCACTGCTTCACCTGTGTGGTGTGTCAACGCAGCCTGGACGGTATCCCGTTCACCGTGGACGCTGCCAACCACATCCACTGCATCGACGACTTCCACAA GAAGTTTGCCCCTCGTTGCTGTGTGTGTTCTGAGCCCATCATGCCAGCTCCAGGCCAGGAAGAGACTGTTCGTATCGTCGCCTTGGATCGAGACTTCCACGTTCAGTGTTAccgctgtgag GACTGTGGTTCTCTGCTGTCTGAGGGGGACAACCAGGGCTGTTACCCTCTGGACGGCCATGTCCTCTGTAAGAGCTGTAACACCAGTCGTATCCAGGCCCTCACCGCCAAGGCTACCACTGACCTCTGA